A portion of the Cyanobium sp. PCC 7001 genome contains these proteins:
- a CDS encoding DUF3134 family protein, whose product MSTLPSTGISRLDSINPSLTRYGRQEPAPVLPLRDEPDLLTWLESSGRLVADEETASTEVSTVEEEELSALMGEKEDYNQADEQQEEAWED is encoded by the coding sequence ATGAGCACGCTTCCCTCCACCGGCATCAGCCGACTCGACAGCATCAATCCCTCCCTCACCCGCTACGGGCGCCAGGAGCCGGCTCCGGTGCTGCCGCTGCGGGATGAACCCGACCTGCTCACCTGGCTCGAGTCCAGCGGACGCCTGGTGGCCGATGAGGAAACCGCCTCCACCGAGGTGAGCACGGTGGAAGAGGAGGAGCTCTCCGCACTGATGGGCGAGAAGGAGGACTACAACCAGGCCGATGAGCAGCAGGAGGAGGCCTGGGAGGACTGA